A single genomic interval of Candidatus Tanganyikabacteria bacterium harbors:
- a CDS encoding beta-galactosidase: protein MSVKLGAAYYPEQVPRERWAADAAMMREAGFGVARLGEFGWAFLEPEIGRFDLDWLDEAIAVLATAGLRVVLCTPTAAPPAWLTTRLGTEVLPVGADGRTRQPGSRRHYCPTSEAYQTHALRVVAALGDRFGKHPAVVGWQIDNELGCHDTVRCYCPRCAERFRAYLRHRYEALESLNQAWGTAVWSQRYSAWEEVLPPANLVYRPNPGHWLDWCRFSSFNVERFLQLQVALLRKHTDGHWIAHNFMGRCDQLDHAALARHLDLAGYDHYAPPDTSPGDRAFELDRIRGLLGKSFWVLEQQAAQIDWGTCNPLPRPGEARLMTLQAVAHGADAVLYWPWRAPVIGAEQLHGGVLPHDGRPGRTFHELQALAAELADLPPLGHGQAPIAFLRGEADRWALDGQRLDESLGPDAYDRDLYQALWGTGLDVDVLPLEADLAGYRVVVAATRYLVGADLAARLERYVQGGGLLVLGPRSGTKTPDNQVWQEGPPGPLSALCGVRVLEFEAPGSSYPQSIGFDDGAWFAAGGWRERLEPAADAEVVARYLDDFLAGEAAIVSRLHGEGRVWYSGVLGGFDFADHFLRLVLAEAGLTPMVAPSGIERRTRQSAQGPLHFVLNHTAERKAISVDEDGVDLLTGAPCSGILELPPYGAAILAATRSASPGVLP, encoded by the coding sequence GAGATCGGCCGCTTCGACCTGGATTGGCTCGACGAGGCCATCGCCGTGCTCGCCACCGCGGGGCTGCGGGTAGTGCTCTGCACGCCCACGGCCGCGCCGCCCGCCTGGCTCACGACCCGCCTGGGCACGGAAGTCCTCCCGGTGGGCGCGGACGGGCGGACCCGGCAGCCCGGAAGCCGCCGCCACTACTGCCCGACCAGCGAGGCGTACCAGACGCACGCCTTGCGCGTGGTCGCGGCCCTGGGCGACCGGTTCGGCAAGCATCCGGCGGTGGTCGGCTGGCAGATCGACAACGAACTGGGCTGCCACGACACGGTGCGCTGCTACTGCCCGCGCTGCGCGGAACGCTTCCGGGCGTACCTGCGGCACCGCTACGAGGCCCTCGAGAGCCTCAACCAGGCCTGGGGCACGGCCGTGTGGAGCCAGCGCTACTCGGCCTGGGAAGAGGTGCTCCCGCCGGCGAACCTGGTCTACCGGCCCAATCCCGGCCACTGGCTCGACTGGTGCCGCTTCAGCTCGTTCAATGTCGAGCGCTTCCTGCAACTGCAGGTCGCCCTGCTCCGCAAGCACACCGACGGACACTGGATCGCCCACAACTTCATGGGCAGGTGCGATCAGCTCGATCACGCCGCCCTGGCCCGGCATCTCGATCTGGCCGGTTACGACCATTACGCCCCGCCAGACACCTCGCCGGGAGATCGCGCGTTCGAACTCGACCGCATCCGCGGCCTGCTCGGCAAGTCGTTCTGGGTGCTGGAGCAGCAGGCGGCGCAGATCGACTGGGGGACGTGCAATCCGCTGCCGCGGCCGGGAGAGGCGCGGCTGATGACGTTGCAGGCCGTGGCGCACGGGGCGGACGCGGTGCTGTACTGGCCGTGGCGTGCGCCGGTCATCGGAGCCGAGCAGCTTCATGGCGGCGTGCTGCCGCATGACGGCCGGCCGGGCCGCACGTTTCACGAGTTGCAGGCCCTGGCCGCCGAACTGGCGGACCTGCCGCCGCTCGGCCACGGGCAAGCGCCGATCGCCTTCCTGCGCGGCGAAGCCGATCGCTGGGCGCTGGACGGCCAGCGCCTGGACGAGTCCCTGGGACCGGACGCCTACGACCGCGACCTCTACCAGGCGCTCTGGGGCACGGGCCTGGATGTCGACGTCCTGCCGCTGGAAGCCGACCTGGCGGGCTACCGCGTGGTGGTGGCGGCCACGCGCTACCTCGTGGGCGCCGACTTGGCCGCGCGGCTGGAGCGTTACGTGCAAGGGGGCGGCCTCCTGGTGCTGGGCCCGCGGAGCGGCACCAAGACGCCAGACAACCAGGTGTGGCAGGAGGGGCCGCCAGGGCCGTTGTCCGCCCTGTGCGGCGTGCGCGTGCTCGAGTTCGAGGCGCCGGGGAGCTCCTATCCCCAATCGATCGGCTTCGACGACGGCGCCTGGTTCGCCGCGGGCGGCTGGCGCGAACGGCTGGAACCGGCCGCCGACGCCGAGGTGGTGGCCCGCTACCTCGATGACTTCCTGGCGGGCGAGGCGGCGATCGTGTCGCGCCTGCATGGCGAGGGCCGCGTCTGGTACAGCGGCGTGCTGGGCGGCTTCGACTTCGCCGACCACTTCCTGCGCCTGGTGCTCGCCGAGGCGGGCCTGACGCCCATGGTCGCCCCGTCCGGGATCGAGCGGCGGACGCGGCAATCCGCGCAAGGCCCGCTGCACTTCGTGCTCAACCATACCGCGGAGCGCAAGGCCATCTCGGTGGACGAGGACGGCGTCGATCTCCTGACGGGAGCGCCCTGTTCGGGTATCCTCGAACTCCCTCCGTACGGAGCGGCCATCCTGGCCGCCACCCGCTCCGCTAGCCCGGGAGTGCTTCCATGA